In Methylocystis sp. IM3, the following are encoded in one genomic region:
- a CDS encoding efflux RND transporter periplasmic adaptor subunit, which yields MIAAGLAAFGVISRRLEHDRLAQWTEAQATPSVELATLKLGSADDGLTLPGEIKALNEAQIRARVNGYVKEWKYDIGARVKAGETLAVIDAPELDQQYQEAKGQLEKAEAHAQLARLTSKRWAALRASTVVSQQSVDEKSGEANAKDAEVAVARGNLNRLQALKSFTEVTAPFAGVVTARRIDVGVLVGPAHPVELFDIADIHQLRVYVRVPQSLAPQIRQGMKAALSLPQYPGRTFEAKVTATSDAIEANSRTLLVQLLTNNDSGALLPGSFAEVRFELPKRANVVRIPATALLFRDNQIQVAVVDADQRIAFRKLTIDRDLGSEVEVSAGVHVSDRVVNFPSETLQEGEAVIAPPQASADRLAGQPRREGGKE from the coding sequence TTGATCGCGGCCGGTCTGGCGGCGTTCGGCGTCATCAGCCGTCGGCTGGAGCATGACCGGCTCGCCCAATGGACCGAAGCACAAGCAACGCCTTCGGTTGAGCTGGCGACTCTCAAGCTGGGAAGCGCAGACGATGGCTTGACATTGCCGGGCGAGATAAAGGCCCTCAATGAGGCGCAGATTCGGGCCCGTGTGAATGGCTATGTAAAAGAATGGAAATATGACATCGGCGCGCGCGTGAAAGCGGGCGAGACGTTGGCCGTCATCGACGCGCCCGAGCTGGATCAGCAATATCAGGAAGCCAAGGGCCAACTCGAAAAGGCCGAGGCTCATGCGCAGCTCGCTCGTTTGACATCCAAACGCTGGGCCGCTCTCCGCGCGTCGACCGTCGTGTCGCAGCAGAGCGTCGATGAAAAAAGCGGCGAAGCCAATGCAAAGGACGCCGAGGTCGCAGTCGCGCGGGGTAATCTCAACAGGCTCCAGGCGCTCAAAAGCTTTACCGAGGTGACGGCGCCTTTCGCTGGCGTCGTGACCGCGCGCAGGATCGACGTTGGCGTGCTGGTCGGCCCAGCGCATCCAGTCGAGCTCTTCGACATCGCGGATATCCATCAACTACGTGTTTACGTCCGCGTTCCGCAATCTCTTGCGCCTCAGATCAGGCAAGGGATGAAGGCCGCGCTCAGCTTGCCGCAATATCCGGGGCGGACCTTCGAGGCGAAGGTCACAGCGACTTCTGACGCCATCGAAGCCAATTCGCGAACCTTGCTCGTTCAGTTGCTCACGAATAACGACAGCGGCGCGCTGTTGCCGGGCTCCTTTGCGGAAGTGCGGTTCGAACTTCCCAAGAGGGCGAACGTTGTGAGAATTCCGGCGACCGCCCTGCTGTTTCGCGACAATCAAATCCAGGTCGCCGTCGTAGACGCAGACCAGAGGATCGCTTTCAGAAAGCTGACGATCGATCGCGACCTCGGCTCCGAAGTCGAAGTCTCCGCAGGCGTTCACGTCTCCGACCGCGTCGTCAACTTTCCATCCGAAACGCTGCAAGAGGGCGAGGCGGTTATTGCGCCCCCTCAGGCAAGCGCCGATCGGTTAGCCGGACAGCCGCGTCGTGAGGGCGGCAAGGAATGA
- a CDS encoding VOC family protein, whose translation MTITLDHTIVPAHDRQDAARWFAEVFGLPQEEKSGHFAPVRVNETLTLLFSDAAAFDAHHYAFHVGDLEFDAIFDRVKQKGVVFGSAPWSRDDGKLNDWGGGRGVYFESPDGHLMELMTARQ comes from the coding sequence ATGACCATCACCCTCGACCATACGATCGTCCCTGCTCACGACAGGCAGGATGCGGCGCGCTGGTTCGCCGAGGTTTTCGGTTTGCCCCAGGAGGAAAAGAGCGGCCATTTCGCGCCCGTGCGCGTCAACGAAACGCTGACCCTGCTGTTCTCCGACGCCGCCGCGTTCGACGCCCATCATTATGCGTTCCACGTCGGCGACCTCGAATTCGACGCCATTTTCGACCGCGTGAAACAAAAAGGCGTGGTCTTCGGGAGCGCGCCCTGGAGCCGGGACGACGGAAAGCTCAACGACTGGGGCGGCGGCCGAGGCGTCTATTTCGAAAGCCCCGACGGCCATCTCATGGAGCTGATGACCGCCCGCCAGTGA
- a CDS encoding efflux RND transporter periplasmic adaptor subunit, whose amino-acid sequence MKASILATCVAAVVFVTSPAELHRTTQWTKAKATDQVELATLKLGSADDGLTLPGEIKALNEAKIRARVNGYVKEWKYDIGARVKAGETLAVIDAPELDQQYQEAKGQLETAEAHAQLARLTSKRWATLRASAVVSQQSADEKGGERAARQAEVGSAEANLHRLQALKSFTEVTAPFAGVVTARRIDVGVLVGPAHPVELFDIADIHQLRVYVRVPQSLAPQIRQGMKAALSLPQYPGRTFEAKVTATSDAIEANSRTLLVQLLTNNDSGALLPGSFAEVRFELPKRANVVRIPATALLFRDNQIQVAVVDADQRIAFRKLTIDRDLGSEVEVSAGVHVSDRIVNFPSRFLQDGEIIRHDVRTADRRRSG is encoded by the coding sequence TTGAAAGCGTCGATCCTTGCGACTTGCGTGGCGGCTGTCGTCTTCGTAACAAGCCCAGCCGAACTCCACCGTACGACGCAATGGACCAAGGCAAAGGCGACGGATCAGGTGGAGCTGGCGACTCTCAAGCTGGGAAGCGCCGATGACGGCTTGACATTGCCGGGCGAGATAAAGGCCCTCAATGAGGCGAAGATTCGGGCCCGTGTGAATGGCTATGTAAAGGAATGGAAATATGACATCGGCGCGCGCGTGAAAGCGGGCGAGACGTTGGCCGTCATCGACGCGCCCGAGCTGGATCAGCAATATCAGGAAGCCAAGGGCCAACTCGAAACAGCTGAGGCTCACGCGCAGCTCGCTCGATTGACATCGAAACGCTGGGCCACTCTCCGCGCGTCCGCTGTCGTATCGCAGCAGAGCGCCGACGAAAAGGGAGGAGAACGGGCTGCCAGACAGGCGGAAGTCGGCTCTGCCGAAGCAAACCTCCACAGGCTCCAGGCGCTCAAAAGCTTTACCGAGGTGACGGCGCCTTTCGCTGGCGTCGTGACGGCGCGCAGGATCGACGTTGGCGTGCTGGTCGGCCCAGCGCATCCAGTCGAGCTCTTCGACATCGCGGATATCCATCAACTACGCGTTTACGTCCGCGTTCCGCAATCTCTTGCGCCTCAGATCAGGCAAGGGATGAAGGCCGCGCTCAGCTTGCCGCAATATCCGGGGCGGACCTTCGAGGCGAAGGTCACAGCGACTTCCGACGCCATCGAAGCCAATTCGCGAACCTTGCTCGTTCAGTTGCTCACGAATAACGACAGCGGCGCGCTGTTGCCGGGCTCCTTTGCGGAAGTGCGGTTCGAACTTCCCAAGAGGGCGAACGTTGTGAGAATTCCGGCGACCGCCCTGCTGTTTCGCGACAATCAAATCCAGGTCGCCGTCGTAGACGCAGACCAGAGGATCGCTTTCAGAAAGCTGACGATCGATCGCGACCTCGGCTCCGAAGTCGAAGTTTCCGCAGGCGTTCACGTCTCCGACCGCATCGTCAACTTTCCCAGCCGATTCTTGCAGGACGGAGAAATAATCAGGCACGATGTGCGAACTGCAGATAGGCGGCGGTCGGGCTGA
- a CDS encoding response regulator transcription factor, whose amino-acid sequence MTEHAAHNPRFNVLLIDDDTELAAVLIKELEKRNYIVSHARDSNEAVARMGEQRFDLLILDRMLPGADGINLIETFRSHNPASPILVISALDHVDERVFGLQSGADDYLIKPFSYAELGARVDALIRRSSLHPITKLQVGPLTLDLLNRVAILRGEEIELSAREYQLLEYFMARPGQLITKQMLLQNVWKYRFPVETNVVDVHLSKLRQKIEKKDGPCFIRNVRAQGYVFGDDA is encoded by the coding sequence ATGACTGAACACGCCGCCCACAACCCACGATTCAACGTTCTCCTGATTGACGATGACACGGAGCTTGCAGCTGTCCTCATCAAGGAGCTCGAGAAGCGAAACTACATCGTCTCCCATGCTCGCGATAGCAACGAGGCGGTTGCGCGGATGGGCGAACAGCGCTTTGACTTGCTTATACTCGACAGGATGTTGCCGGGGGCCGACGGGATAAACTTGATTGAGACGTTTCGCAGCCATAACCCCGCGAGTCCGATCCTAGTTATAAGCGCGCTGGATCATGTCGATGAGCGGGTTTTCGGCCTGCAATCGGGCGCCGATGACTATTTGATAAAGCCATTCAGTTATGCGGAGCTCGGGGCGAGGGTCGACGCCTTGATTCGCCGTTCATCCCTGCACCCAATAACTAAACTTCAGGTCGGCCCCCTCACGCTTGATTTGCTGAACCGAGTGGCCATTCTCCGCGGAGAGGAGATCGAGCTTTCTGCACGGGAATATCAGTTGCTCGAGTATTTCATGGCCCGGCCAGGACAATTGATCACGAAGCAAATGCTCCTGCAAAACGTATGGAAATATCGGTTTCCGGTCGAGACCAATGTTGTGGATGTCCACCTCAGCAAGCTCCGGCAAAAAATCGAGAAAAAGGATGGTCCCTGTTTTATTCGAAATGTAAGAGCGCAGGGATACGTGTTTGGGGACGATGCTTAA
- a CDS encoding transposase, translated as MRSARVPKSYPLRVIRDLANEALAALAGEFSTLHASAGRPSIPPEKLLRAMLLQAFYSIRSERLLMEQASRRIHAPKCITPSSFYNSVLQRRRSSKRVLKNILLRTVL; from the coding sequence ATCCGATCGGCGCGCGTTCCGAAATCGTATCCTCTGCGGGTGATCCGCGACTTGGCCAACGAGGCCCTCGCCGCTCTGGCCGGGGAGTTTTCGACGCTCCACGCCTCGGCAGGCCGGCCTTCTATACCGCCGGAGAAGTTGCTGCGCGCCATGCTGCTGCAAGCCTTCTACTCAATCCGCTCTGAGCGCCTGCTCATGGAGCAAGCGAGCCGCAGAATTCATGCTCCAAAGTGCATAACACCATCTAGCTTTTACAATAGTGTATTGCAAAGGCGCAGATCATCGAAGCGTGTGCTAAAAAACATTTTACTCCGAACCGTATTGTAA
- a CDS encoding PQQ-dependent dehydrogenase, methanol/ethanol family has protein sequence MHIRRFALLAAVSTTLASALAPPVSHAAGDVDSLRMRAANSEPQNWLALGRDQNQTYYSPLSQIDAGNVGRLGFAWAYDLGAARGQEGTPIVVDGVMYASSAWGYVYAIDASTGKELWRFDPRADPRAARNPCCDLVNRGVAVWKGKVLVASVDGRLHALDAGTGKELWSADTIVDHTLPYSSTGAVYVAGDLAVVGNSGADMNKGGVRGYVSAYEIETGRLAWRFYTVPGAPGRPPEDEAMARAAATWSPNRSPDYQGGGTAWDGFAYDDDLKLVYFGTANPTPYDLRLSAGPSKDALFTASILALHADTGRLAWHYQTTPGDHWDFDATQKLVLADLPIGGATRAVLMQANKNGFFFVLDRRTGELISAKPYTFTNWATGIDARTGRPNLSSDADWYSGPKNVYPSWAGGHSWQPMSFSPSTGLVYIPVIDAPSIWIDLQHNGGRIRFVNGFLSALGLSPDASYDPAALAPLYGPLPDRKRLEAGRKVRLVRELMRAWDPVAQKLVWEQETSSGMRGYDGGAMSTAANLVFQGCGDGAFRVYAADTGKILKTIQTGSHIMAAPIAYAVDGVQYVAVQTGYGGTGFGVGEIPPSSAASKFENSNRILAFKLDGGALPMPPPRRDAPFPRPPARNATPAQIRSGEAAFIGECSRCHAFGPNITPDLRKMTEATHALFRDILLGGALASQGMVPFDDILSETDVENIHAYIIDQSWQAYDRQDASKAGLGNGAGRK, from the coding sequence ATGCACATCAGGCGCTTCGCCCTGCTCGCGGCCGTTTCGACGACACTGGCGTCGGCGCTTGCGCCGCCGGTGTCCCACGCCGCCGGAGACGTCGATTCCCTTCGGATGCGGGCGGCGAATTCGGAACCGCAAAACTGGCTCGCCCTCGGACGCGACCAGAACCAGACCTATTATTCTCCCCTGTCTCAGATCGACGCCGGCAACGTCGGCCGTCTCGGGTTTGCCTGGGCCTATGATCTCGGCGCCGCGCGGGGTCAGGAAGGGACCCCGATCGTCGTCGACGGCGTGATGTATGCGTCGAGCGCATGGGGTTACGTCTATGCGATCGACGCCTCGACAGGGAAAGAGCTGTGGCGTTTCGACCCCAGGGCCGACCCGCGCGCCGCGCGCAACCCCTGCTGTGACCTCGTCAACCGTGGCGTGGCGGTCTGGAAGGGCAAAGTGCTCGTCGCCTCCGTCGACGGGCGTCTCCACGCCCTCGACGCGGGAACCGGCAAGGAGCTTTGGAGCGCGGATACGATCGTCGACCACACGCTCCCCTATTCGAGCACCGGCGCCGTTTATGTCGCCGGCGATCTCGCGGTCGTCGGCAACAGCGGCGCCGATATGAACAAGGGCGGCGTGCGCGGTTACGTTTCCGCCTATGAGATCGAGACGGGCAGGCTCGCCTGGCGCTTTTACACCGTCCCCGGCGCGCCGGGCCGGCCGCCCGAGGACGAGGCCATGGCGCGCGCCGCCGCGACATGGAGCCCGAATCGATCCCCCGACTATCAGGGCGGGGGAACCGCCTGGGACGGCTTCGCCTATGACGACGATCTCAAGCTCGTTTATTTTGGAACCGCCAACCCCACGCCCTATGATCTGAGGCTGAGCGCGGGACCGTCGAAGGATGCGCTCTTCACAGCCTCGATCCTCGCCTTGCACGCGGACACGGGCCGGCTCGCCTGGCATTATCAGACGACGCCGGGAGATCACTGGGATTTCGACGCGACGCAGAAGCTCGTTCTCGCCGATCTGCCCATCGGCGGCGCAACGCGCGCCGTCCTCATGCAGGCCAACAAGAACGGCTTTTTCTTCGTTCTCGACCGCCGCACGGGCGAACTGATTTCTGCAAAGCCCTACACCTTCACGAATTGGGCTACGGGCATCGACGCCAGGACCGGGCGACCGAACCTTTCGAGCGACGCCGACTGGTATTCCGGGCCGAAAAACGTCTACCCCTCCTGGGCGGGCGGACACAGTTGGCAGCCCATGTCGTTCAGCCCGTCGACCGGCCTCGTCTATATCCCCGTCATAGACGCGCCGAGCATATGGATCGATCTCCAGCACAATGGCGGGCGCATTCGCTTCGTCAACGGCTTCCTTTCCGCCTTGGGCCTTTCGCCGGACGCGTCCTATGACCCGGCGGCGCTCGCGCCGCTTTATGGGCCGTTGCCGGACCGCAAGAGGCTCGAGGCCGGGCGCAAGGTCAGGCTCGTGCGGGAGCTCATGAGGGCTTGGGACCCCGTGGCGCAAAAGCTCGTGTGGGAGCAGGAGACGAGCTCCGGCATGCGCGGATATGACGGCGGCGCGATGAGCACCGCCGCCAATCTCGTCTTCCAGGGCTGTGGCGACGGCGCATTTCGAGTCTATGCCGCCGATACGGGAAAAATCCTCAAGACCATTCAGACCGGAAGCCATATCATGGCGGCCCCGATCGCCTATGCGGTCGATGGCGTTCAGTATGTCGCCGTCCAGACCGGTTACGGCGGAACCGGCTTCGGCGTCGGCGAGATCCCGCCCTCGAGCGCGGCGTCGAAATTCGAGAATTCGAATCGCATCCTCGCGTTCAAGCTCGATGGCGGCGCGCTCCCCATGCCGCCGCCGCGCCGCGACGCGCCCTTCCCCAGACCGCCCGCCCGCAACGCCACGCCGGCGCAGATTCGATCCGGGGAGGCGGCGTTCATCGGCGAATGCTCGCGCTGCCATGCCTTTGGCCCGAATATCACGCCGGATTTGAGAAAGATGACCGAGGCGACCCACGCCCTCTTCAGGGACATTCTGCTCGGCGGCGCTCTCGCCTCGCAAGGAATGGTGCCTTTCGACGACATTTTGAGCGAGACGGACGTCGAGAACATCCATGCTTACATCATCGACCAGAGCTGGCAGGCCTACGACCGGCAGGACGCGTCGAAGGCGGGGCTCGGGAACGGCGCAGGGCGCAAATGA
- a CDS encoding efflux RND transporter permease subunit yields MLAIVRIALQRPYTFLVLATLILIFGARAWKATPTDIFPNIGIPVVSAVWTYNGLPSVDMSGRIIYYYERALSAQVNDIEHIESQSLPGYGVVKIYFQPTVKIDTALAQITAASQTVLKFLPPGITPPYVLTFNASSVPVIQLALSSRSLSETQLFDYAQNFIRPQLATVAGAAVPSPYGGKVRQVQVDVDPKKLRAVGLSAQDVVDAIAKQNLIIPVGTQKIGSYEYIVSLNDAPRRITELNNLPIKETDGTILYIRDVAYVHDGSPPQTNIVRVDGGSAVLMTIQKSGSASTLDVINGVKSLLPKIREGLPPEIQLVAVGDQSSFVNSAVSAVVAEGVLAAGLTGLMILLFLGSWRSTLIIVTSIPLAILASIAALALIGETINVMTLGGLALAVGILVDDATVTIENMNWHLEQGKEIEDAIMDGARQIIIPATVSLLCICIVFLPMFSLGGVAGYLFRPMAEAVLFALIASYILSRTLVSTLARYLLVAPVHGQDNEQKQTKNPLSRFQRAFERRFEAVRSRYKELLYMAMENPNRFAASFFIVLALSFALAPFLGQNFFPPVEARQLKLHVRAPTGTRIEDTAALCDRIESAIRDLAPANSVDSVVDNIGLPISGINLAYGNSGTIGVSDADILLTLKEGEEKNAEDVTRLLRERLPRLFPSVAFAFLPADIVTQILNFGLPSPVDIQISGNKIAANRAYAEEVLRKLVKVPGIADARIQQAFNAPTLNVNVDRSIASLVGLTEKDVATNMQINLAGSIQTSPSFWLNPDNGVSYPIVAQTPQNWLDSLGALQSIPISSSKGSQILAGIADISRSQSDAVVSHYNVQPSIDIYASVQGRDLGGVAGDIQEILRNTAKQTPPGSTVVLRGQVQTMTAAYGQLYVGLAFAIVLIYLLIVVNFQSWLDAFVIVCALPTALAGIVWMLFLSYTTLSVPALTGAIMCMGVATANSILVVSFARTSLAEGRDSVLSAVDAGFTRFRPVLMTSLAMIIGMAPMALSAEQNAPLGRAVIGGLICSTIATLFLVPVIFSLVHATNRSGPPNGE; encoded by the coding sequence ATGCTTGCTATAGTTCGGATCGCGCTCCAGCGCCCCTATACGTTCCTTGTCTTAGCGACGCTCATTCTCATATTCGGGGCTAGAGCTTGGAAGGCGACTCCAACAGATATCTTTCCGAACATCGGCATTCCCGTCGTCAGTGCTGTCTGGACTTATAACGGCCTTCCCTCCGTCGACATGTCAGGACGGATCATTTACTACTATGAGCGCGCTCTAAGCGCGCAGGTGAATGATATCGAACATATCGAATCTCAGTCTCTGCCCGGTTATGGCGTGGTGAAGATCTATTTCCAGCCCACCGTCAAGATTGACACGGCGCTGGCGCAGATAACCGCGGCTTCGCAAACCGTACTTAAGTTTCTTCCGCCGGGAATTACGCCTCCTTACGTCCTAACCTTCAACGCCTCGAGCGTACCTGTAATTCAGCTCGCTTTATCAAGCAGATCGCTGTCGGAAACACAGCTCTTCGACTACGCGCAGAATTTCATTCGGCCTCAGCTTGCGACCGTCGCGGGCGCCGCTGTGCCCTCGCCATACGGCGGCAAGGTGCGTCAGGTTCAAGTCGACGTCGATCCCAAGAAATTGCGCGCCGTCGGGCTCTCGGCTCAGGATGTCGTAGACGCGATCGCCAAACAAAACTTGATCATCCCCGTGGGAACCCAAAAAATTGGATCCTACGAGTATATCGTTTCCCTCAACGATGCGCCCAGACGGATTACTGAGCTCAATAATCTTCCTATCAAGGAGACTGACGGAACGATCCTTTATATAAGAGACGTCGCCTACGTTCACGATGGAAGCCCCCCTCAAACGAACATCGTGCGGGTCGATGGCGGGTCTGCAGTACTGATGACCATCCAGAAGTCTGGCTCTGCGTCTACTCTCGACGTCATCAACGGCGTCAAGTCCTTACTGCCCAAGATCCGGGAAGGCCTACCTCCTGAAATTCAGCTTGTGGCCGTTGGAGACCAGTCCAGCTTCGTCAACTCCGCCGTATCCGCCGTTGTCGCCGAGGGCGTCCTCGCCGCCGGCTTGACCGGCCTTATGATCTTGCTGTTTCTCGGCAGTTGGCGTTCCACGCTGATTATCGTCACTTCAATTCCATTGGCCATCCTGGCGTCAATCGCAGCGCTCGCCCTGATCGGCGAGACAATAAATGTGATGACACTCGGCGGTCTGGCGCTTGCCGTCGGCATTCTGGTGGATGACGCCACGGTTACAATCGAGAACATGAATTGGCATTTGGAGCAAGGGAAGGAAATAGAGGACGCGATTATGGATGGCGCTCGCCAGATCATAATCCCGGCGACAGTCTCCTTGCTCTGTATTTGCATCGTGTTCTTGCCAATGTTCAGCCTGGGAGGCGTCGCCGGATACCTTTTCAGGCCCATGGCGGAGGCTGTTCTCTTCGCGCTCATCGCCTCTTATATACTGTCGCGCACGCTTGTTTCGACGCTTGCCCGTTATTTGCTTGTTGCGCCGGTTCACGGTCAGGACAACGAGCAGAAGCAGACAAAGAACCCTCTTTCCAGATTTCAGCGCGCCTTCGAGCGTCGCTTCGAAGCCGTCAGGTCTCGGTACAAAGAACTTTTGTATATGGCGATGGAGAACCCGAACCGATTCGCCGCGTCGTTTTTCATCGTCCTCGCTCTCTCCTTCGCCCTGGCGCCTTTCCTAGGCCAAAACTTCTTTCCGCCTGTCGAAGCACGGCAGTTAAAGCTACATGTCCGTGCGCCGACGGGAACGCGGATCGAGGATACGGCGGCTTTATGCGACAGAATTGAAAGCGCCATTCGTGACCTGGCGCCGGCGAATTCGGTTGACTCCGTCGTCGACAACATCGGGCTCCCGATCAGCGGCATCAATCTCGCCTATGGAAATTCGGGCACGATCGGCGTAAGCGACGCGGACATCCTGTTAACTTTGAAGGAAGGCGAAGAGAAGAACGCCGAGGACGTCACCAGATTGCTCCGTGAAAGACTGCCGAGGCTCTTTCCCAGCGTGGCATTTGCTTTTCTGCCGGCCGATATCGTCACGCAAATCCTGAACTTCGGCTTGCCGTCTCCGGTGGATATTCAGATCAGCGGCAACAAGATCGCGGCGAACCGCGCCTATGCCGAAGAGGTGCTGAGGAAACTCGTCAAAGTTCCGGGCATAGCGGATGCGCGTATTCAGCAGGCTTTCAATGCGCCGACCCTGAACGTCAATGTGGATCGCTCGATCGCCTCGCTTGTCGGTCTGACTGAGAAGGACGTGGCGACGAATATGCAGATCAATCTGGCGGGAAGCATTCAGACATCGCCAAGCTTCTGGCTCAATCCCGACAATGGAGTGTCCTACCCTATCGTCGCCCAAACGCCGCAAAATTGGCTCGACAGCTTGGGCGCGCTGCAGTCCATCCCGATCTCTTCGTCAAAGGGCTCGCAAATTCTGGCCGGCATCGCTGATATAAGCCGGAGCCAAAGCGACGCAGTTGTGTCTCACTATAATGTGCAGCCCTCCATCGATATCTACGCAAGCGTTCAAGGGCGCGATCTAGGCGGCGTCGCCGGCGATATACAGGAGATCCTGCGGAACACTGCGAAGCAGACGCCGCCGGGGTCGACCGTTGTCCTGCGCGGCCAAGTTCAGACGATGACCGCCGCCTATGGGCAGCTCTACGTTGGCCTGGCCTTCGCCATTGTTTTGATCTACCTTCTCATCGTCGTCAATTTTCAGTCCTGGCTCGACGCATTTGTTATCGTATGCGCCCTGCCGACCGCTTTGGCGGGGATTGTGTGGATGCTTTTTCTAAGCTACACGACCCTCTCGGTTCCGGCCCTGACTGGGGCGATTATGTGTATGGGCGTGGCGACGGCCAATAGTATCTTGGTGGTCAGCTTTGCGCGTACGAGTCTGGCGGAGGGGCGTGACTCGGTCCTCTCAGCTGTAGACGCAGGTTTCACCCGCTTTCGTCCAGTCTTGATGACCTCTCTCGCAATGATAATCGGGATGGCCCCCATGGCCCTGAGCGCCGAGCAGAATGCGCCGCTTGGACGCGCGGTGATCGGCGGCCTTATCTGCTCGACGATCGCCACGCTATTCCTCGTGCCCGTGATCTTCAGCCTTGTTCACGCAACAAACCGGTCTGGCCCGCCAAATGGGGAGTAA
- a CDS encoding sensor histidine kinase, whose amino-acid sequence MLKLSWPTFKLAAFAAAAYVSASVVTFALMHWKISSEELERFETLLELQGSALSVQFSGQTQSDLDDKTFNKTYRLTRSGLFGSDGARLQGNLRKIPSDLPLDGKALLVNRANRSNGDESQMIYVGIRLPDQRILVIGRDTPEVIQLDKIVRNALVEGVIPVSLVFVGIGAIVSRQIKGRLKDAQSCLDDIKSGHLKRRLHLSSANDELDSLSMSVNEMLEELERAISELHHVGDHIAHDLRTPLCRVRAHLEIAQNAVSLPEDLRDSISLAASGVDQMLATTTAMLRAARIEAGRSRAYFREVNLLEIATELFDFYEPLASSKGLKLTLHADGPLPVQGDRELLMEAVSNLIDNAIKFTPAPGLIEITLCKRAQNPVVRIRDTGLGIPNDRRSNVFQRFYRDPERSDTPGTGLGLALVASIGKLHGFEIEIRDGLPGCIFELIFKQEGRNL is encoded by the coding sequence ATGCTTAAACTTTCTTGGCCGACATTCAAGCTTGCAGCTTTTGCAGCCGCGGCTTACGTCTCGGCAAGCGTTGTTACCTTTGCTCTTATGCATTGGAAGATTTCCTCTGAGGAACTCGAGCGCTTCGAGACGCTGCTGGAGCTGCAAGGATCCGCCTTGTCGGTCCAATTTTCCGGACAGACACAGTCTGATCTAGACGACAAGACCTTCAATAAGACCTATCGATTGACCCGATCCGGTTTGTTTGGGTCGGACGGCGCCCGCCTGCAAGGCAATCTGCGCAAGATTCCCAGCGATTTGCCCCTGGACGGAAAAGCTCTTTTAGTCAACAGGGCCAATCGGTCTAACGGCGATGAAAGCCAGATGATCTATGTCGGCATCCGTTTGCCTGATCAACGCATTCTGGTGATTGGCCGCGACACGCCTGAGGTCATTCAGCTAGATAAGATTGTAAGAAACGCGTTGGTCGAGGGTGTGATCCCGGTATCTCTAGTTTTCGTCGGAATTGGCGCGATTGTCAGCCGCCAAATCAAAGGCCGTCTAAAAGATGCGCAATCCTGCTTGGATGACATCAAGTCAGGGCATCTCAAAAGGCGCTTGCATCTAAGCTCCGCGAATGACGAGCTGGATAGTCTTTCCATGTCTGTTAACGAGATGTTGGAAGAACTCGAGCGGGCGATAAGCGAGTTGCACCACGTTGGAGACCACATAGCCCATGATCTCCGAACCCCGCTTTGTCGAGTTCGGGCTCACCTCGAGATCGCTCAAAACGCCGTTAGCCTGCCCGAGGATCTGCGTGATTCAATTAGTTTGGCCGCCAGTGGCGTCGATCAGATGCTTGCAACGACGACAGCAATGCTTCGCGCCGCGCGGATTGAAGCAGGTAGAAGTCGAGCTTATTTCCGCGAAGTCAATCTTCTGGAGATTGCAACGGAGCTCTTTGACTTTTACGAGCCCCTCGCCAGCAGCAAAGGGCTGAAGCTAACCTTGCATGCGGATGGTCCGCTGCCCGTGCAGGGCGACAGGGAGCTTTTGATGGAGGCGGTCTCCAACCTGATCGACAACGCAATCAAGTTCACGCCCGCGCCGGGCCTGATCGAAATAACACTTTGCAAGCGAGCACAGAACCCCGTGGTGAGAATTCGCGATACGGGACTCGGAATACCCAATGATCGCCGCTCAAATGTATTCCAGCGCTTCTACCGGGACCCAGAACGCAGCGATACGCCGGGAACGGGGCTCGGACTCGCCCTGGTTGCGTCCATCGGAAAGCTGCATGGCTTCGAGATCGAGATAAGGGATGGCTTGCCCGGCTGCATTTTCGAGCTGATCTTCAAGCAAGAGGGGCGCAATCTCTGA